The Methanoregula boonei 6A8 genome has a window encoding:
- the ppsA gene encoding phosphoenolpyruvate synthase codes for MNDVPNILWLEEIRKEDIASVGGKGASLGEMASIGLPVPPAFVVTAQAFRRFLVETGLDQKIFKVSENIDVENNAVLEKAADTIKALVVKAKMPAAIKEDIRASYKKMAQKDLIVAVRSSATAEDLPDASFAGQQETYLNIKGETALLAAVQNCWASLYGARAIYYRAKQGFEEHTVNIAVVVQQLVHSEKAGVMFTSHPISGEPLTIIEGSWGLGEAVVSGSVSPDHYVFDQRTESIVEVNLANKKVEIIPDGSHGTKLVPVDPARQDARVLPDEELSKLAMYGKIAENHYGVPQDVEWGIIAGTIYILQSRPITTIGKKEAKGMSGQGKEAKILLKGQGAAPGTASGKVVIIRDVKDTGAVKDGDILVTRMTNPDMVPAMRKVAAIVTDEGGMTCHAAIVSRELGTPAVVGTKTGTQQLKNGQVVTVDGEMGLVYEGAISSAAPAKAGAAPAAALGSAPIITATSVKVNVSIPEAAARAAATGADGVGLLRIEHLILGLNKTPGWFIANHKEEDFVKELYDGIKIVLDAFPGKTVWVRTLDAPTDEFRNMQGGESEPHEHNPMLGWRGIRRDLQSFDQFRLQVEAFKRLWKAGYENLGVMFPMVSHPDQFIRAKEMMAGWGVDVENVTLGIMIEIPASAIMIEDFLQAGIKFASFGTNDLIQYTIAIDRNNENVADMYNPQHPAVLALIHAAIQKCREYNVECSICGQAGSDPKMAVWLVEHGITSISANIDAIAKIREAVAKTEKRIILEAARNRDAQ; via the coding sequence ATGAACGATGTGCCCAATATTCTATGGCTCGAAGAGATCAGGAAGGAGGATATTGCCTCTGTGGGCGGCAAGGGCGCGTCCCTTGGAGAGATGGCTTCGATTGGTCTTCCGGTTCCCCCGGCCTTTGTGGTCACGGCCCAGGCGTTCCGGCGGTTTCTGGTCGAGACCGGCCTTGACCAGAAGATCTTCAAGGTCTCGGAAAATATAGACGTGGAGAATAATGCGGTCCTTGAAAAGGCCGCCGATACCATAAAGGCCTTGGTTGTCAAGGCAAAAATGCCGGCAGCGATAAAAGAGGACATCAGGGCCTCGTATAAGAAGATGGCCCAAAAAGACCTGATCGTTGCGGTCCGGTCGAGCGCCACGGCAGAAGATCTTCCCGATGCAAGTTTTGCCGGCCAGCAGGAGACCTACCTCAATATCAAGGGCGAGACTGCGCTTCTTGCCGCAGTCCAGAACTGCTGGGCCTCGCTCTACGGGGCACGGGCAATCTACTACCGGGCCAAGCAGGGATTCGAGGAACACACGGTCAATATCGCAGTCGTGGTCCAGCAGCTGGTCCACTCGGAGAAGGCCGGCGTCATGTTCACTTCCCACCCGATCAGCGGGGAGCCCCTCACCATCATCGAGGGTTCATGGGGCCTTGGCGAGGCAGTTGTCTCCGGGTCGGTTTCTCCGGATCACTATGTTTTTGACCAGCGGACTGAATCAATCGTGGAGGTCAACCTCGCTAACAAGAAAGTCGAGATCATCCCAGACGGGTCCCATGGCACAAAACTCGTTCCGGTTGATCCGGCACGGCAGGACGCACGGGTTCTCCCGGACGAAGAGCTCTCCAAGCTCGCGATGTACGGCAAGATCGCCGAGAACCATTACGGCGTACCGCAGGACGTTGAATGGGGCATTATTGCCGGGACAATCTATATCCTCCAGTCCCGGCCGATCACGACAATCGGGAAGAAAGAGGCAAAGGGCATGTCAGGACAGGGCAAAGAGGCAAAGATTCTCCTGAAAGGACAGGGAGCGGCACCAGGTACCGCGAGCGGGAAAGTGGTCATCATCCGAGATGTAAAGGACACGGGTGCGGTCAAAGATGGCGATATCCTTGTCACCCGCATGACCAACCCGGACATGGTGCCGGCAATGAGAAAGGTCGCCGCCATCGTGACAGATGAAGGAGGCATGACCTGCCATGCAGCCATTGTATCCAGGGAACTGGGCACCCCTGCGGTAGTCGGGACCAAAACCGGTACGCAACAGCTCAAAAACGGGCAGGTAGTCACCGTTGATGGTGAGATGGGCTTGGTGTACGAAGGTGCCATCAGCAGCGCAGCACCGGCAAAGGCGGGCGCAGCACCGGCAGCCGCACTCGGAAGCGCACCGATCATCACTGCCACCAGCGTGAAGGTGAATGTCTCGATCCCCGAGGCAGCGGCCCGGGCGGCAGCAACCGGCGCTGACGGTGTCGGCCTGCTCCGGATCGAACACCTGATCCTCGGGCTCAACAAGACACCGGGATGGTTTATCGCCAACCATAAGGAAGAGGATTTCGTCAAGGAACTCTATGACGGCATCAAGATCGTGCTCGATGCCTTCCCGGGAAAGACGGTCTGGGTGAGGACACTCGATGCCCCGACCGACGAATTCCGGAACATGCAGGGCGGCGAGAGCGAACCCCACGAACACAACCCGATGCTCGGCTGGCGCGGAATCCGTCGTGACCTCCAGAGCTTCGACCAGTTCCGGCTCCAGGTAGAGGCATTTAAAAGGCTCTGGAAGGCCGGTTACGAGAACCTTGGTGTCATGTTCCCGATGGTCTCCCACCCCGATCAGTTCATCAGGGCAAAGGAGATGATGGCCGGCTGGGGCGTGGACGTGGAGAACGTCACCCTTGGTATCATGATCGAGATCCCGGCAAGTGCCATTATGATCGAGGATTTCCTCCAGGCCGGCATCAAGTTTGCCTCCTTTGGCACGAACGATCTTATCCAGTACACCATCGCCATTGACCGAAACAACGAGAACGTGGCGGATATGTACAACCCCCAGCACCCGGCGGTCCTTGCCCTGATCCACGCTGCAATCCAGAAGTGCCGCGAATACAATGTCGAATGCTCGATCTGCGGTCAGGCCGGATCCGATCCCAAGATGGCGGTCTGGCTTGTGGAACACGGGATCACCAGCATCTCTGCAAATATCGATGCCATTGCAAAGATCCGGGAAGCGGTCGCAAAGACCGAGAAACGCATCATCCTCGAAGCTGCGAGAAACCGCGATGCTCAGTAA
- the mfnA gene encoding tyrosine decarboxylase MfnA, with translation MLSNGISEDDLFSFLSLHKKEDLDHRYILSSMCTLPHPVAVRAHCMFMETNLGDPGLFPGTAALERLLVERLGTLFHHKNAGGYATSGGTESNIQALRLAKALRPGSSPNVVLPESVHFSFKKACDLLSLEMRSVPLGTDRRIMADKAAELIDKNTICLVGVAGTTEYGMVDPIADLAKIAAQQDIFLHVDAAFGGMVIPFLPKPVPFDFALPGVTTLAVDPHKMGMSTIPAGVLLTREPDMLDALNIDTPYLTVKKGYTLGGTRPGAPMAGALAVLDYLGISGMKAVVAGCMKNTERLIAGMETRGIQPAASPDVNVATFVCDRVPEPWKVSWTRAGHLRIVCMPHVTADRIEAFLSDFGDMYA, from the coding sequence ATGCTCAGTAACGGGATATCAGAAGACGATCTCTTCTCTTTTTTATCCTTACACAAGAAGGAAGACCTCGACCACCGGTACATCTTAAGCTCCATGTGTACGCTCCCGCATCCGGTCGCGGTCCGGGCGCACTGCATGTTCATGGAGACCAATCTTGGAGACCCCGGACTTTTCCCCGGCACTGCGGCACTGGAACGTCTGCTTGTCGAGCGTCTGGGCACCCTCTTCCATCACAAGAACGCCGGCGGCTATGCAACTTCGGGAGGTACCGAGTCCAATATCCAGGCGCTCAGGCTTGCAAAGGCACTCCGTCCCGGTTCCAGTCCGAACGTGGTTCTTCCCGAATCTGTCCATTTCTCCTTTAAGAAGGCCTGCGATCTCCTCAGTCTGGAAATGCGCAGCGTACCGCTCGGCACAGACAGGAGGATCATGGCAGATAAGGCTGCCGAACTGATTGACAAAAACACTATCTGTCTCGTGGGTGTTGCCGGCACCACAGAGTACGGCATGGTGGATCCGATCGCAGATCTTGCAAAGATCGCTGCCCAGCAGGACATCTTCCTGCACGTGGATGCGGCGTTTGGCGGGATGGTGATCCCATTTCTTCCCAAGCCAGTTCCCTTTGATTTTGCTCTTCCCGGGGTTACTACTCTTGCAGTGGACCCGCACAAGATGGGTATGAGCACGATCCCGGCGGGGGTTCTCCTCACCCGGGAGCCGGACATGCTTGATGCGCTCAATATCGACACCCCGTACCTCACGGTAAAAAAAGGATATACGCTTGGCGGTACCCGCCCGGGCGCCCCGATGGCCGGGGCTCTTGCAGTCCTTGATTACCTTGGCATTTCTGGAATGAAGGCTGTGGTTGCCGGCTGCATGAAGAATACAGAGCGCTTAATCGCCGGTATGGAGACACGGGGAATACAGCCGGCCGCCAGTCCCGATGTAAATGTTGCAACCTTTGTCTGCGACCGGGTACCAGAACCGTGGAAAGTCTCATGGACTCGGGCCGGCCACCTCAGGATTGTCTGCATGCCGCATGTAACTGCAGACCGTATCGAAGCGTTCCTTTCAGATTTTGGTGATATGTATGCTTGA
- the hpt gene encoding hypoxanthine/guanine phosphoribosyltransferase has product MLDRLVESLETCPMVKRGEYNYFIHPITDGVPLVEPALLRDVCSAMVKVLDLNNIDKIVVVEAMGIHIGAVLSVMTDIPMVVMRKREYKLPHEIPVHQKTGYSKGELYLNGVYKGDRVIIIDDVVSTGGTMKALLSALEIAGAEIKDVCIVIQRGNPDIGRPYKSLVKIEVDDRVHVVERFI; this is encoded by the coding sequence ATGCTTGACAGACTGGTAGAATCCCTGGAAACCTGCCCGATGGTAAAGAGGGGAGAGTACAATTATTTCATCCACCCGATCACCGATGGCGTACCGCTGGTGGAGCCTGCCCTGCTCCGCGATGTATGCAGCGCAATGGTGAAAGTCCTTGATCTCAACAATATCGACAAGATCGTAGTAGTTGAGGCCATGGGTATCCACATCGGGGCAGTCCTCTCGGTGATGACCGATATCCCCATGGTTGTGATGCGCAAGCGGGAATACAAGCTCCCGCACGAGATACCCGTTCACCAGAAGACCGGATATTCCAAGGGAGAATTGTATCTTAACGGCGTGTACAAAGGTGACAGGGTGATCATTATCGATGATGTAGTGAGCACCGGCGGCACGATGAAGGCGCTCCTTTCAGCCCTCGAAATCGCTGGCGCTGAGATCAAGGATGTCTGCATCGTGATCCAGCGCGGCAATCCTGACATAGGCCGGCCCTATAAATCGCTAGTTAAAATCGAGGTTGATGACCGGGTGCATGTGGTTGAGCGGTTCATCTGA
- the dph2 gene encoding diphthamide biosynthesis enzyme Dph2 — MWLSGSSDLITKLKNRGVSRVALQFPEGLKRQAADLASDLKAAGFGVIVSGDPCYGACDLALDTISEGQANVLVHFGHAPVDGRPEVIFEPWQVEFDVSVLEHALPLLRGRDIGLVTTVQHAHLVPTMESFLASHGFETRVAKGTPRTPLRGQVLGCSFAAAKATGAREILFVGTGVFHPTGIALATRARVIAFDPISGTAQEVSADSLLRRRSAVIGKAREARSVGIILSTKSGQKRRELAERLAGLAPGAVIVTLREVTPDQLLNLGFDCYVNTACPRIAYDDQVRFARPVLSPQEFEILCGVRAWEDYAIDEIV, encoded by the coding sequence ATGTGGTTGAGCGGTTCATCTGACCTGATCACAAAACTCAAAAATCGGGGGGTGAGCAGAGTAGCCCTCCAGTTTCCCGAGGGATTGAAACGTCAGGCTGCCGATCTCGCTTCGGATCTCAAGGCCGCAGGGTTTGGCGTGATCGTCAGCGGTGATCCCTGCTACGGTGCCTGTGACCTTGCACTCGATACCATTTCCGAGGGGCAGGCAAACGTGCTCGTGCATTTCGGGCACGCCCCGGTGGACGGCCGCCCGGAAGTAATTTTCGAGCCCTGGCAGGTTGAATTCGATGTGTCGGTGCTTGAACATGCCCTGCCCCTGCTCCGGGGGAGGGACATTGGTCTTGTCACGACCGTCCAGCATGCCCACCTCGTCCCGACTATGGAATCATTCCTTGCATCCCACGGTTTTGAGACACGGGTAGCCAAAGGCACCCCTCGAACACCACTCCGGGGACAGGTGCTCGGGTGCAGTTTTGCCGCGGCAAAAGCCACCGGGGCCCGCGAGATCCTCTTTGTGGGTACCGGGGTATTCCACCCGACCGGCATCGCTCTTGCCACCCGGGCCCGGGTGATCGCATTCGATCCTATCTCTGGTACGGCACAGGAAGTAAGTGCTGACTCTCTCCTGCGCCGGCGCTCCGCGGTCATCGGGAAAGCACGGGAGGCCCGTTCGGTTGGGATCATCCTCAGTACCAAGAGCGGCCAGAAACGCCGGGAGCTTGCCGAACGGCTGGCCGGGCTTGCCCCCGGGGCGGTTATTGTCACCCTGCGTGAGGTGACGCCGGACCAACTCCTCAACCTCGGATTTGACTGCTATGTAAACACTGCCTGCCCGCGCATTGCTTACGACGATCAGGTGAGATTTGCCCGGCCCGTCCTCTCCCCCCAGGAGTTCGAGATCCTCTGTGGCGTACGGGCATGGGAAGACTACGCAATCGACGAGATAGTATGA
- a CDS encoding METTL5 family protein, with amino-acid sequence MKLRQLEIALQRCAGFERPRASREQYQTPATLAARLLYDAFVSGDIAEKTVMDLGCGTGILAIGAALLGAREVRGTDIDPEALRTAEKNAALLGADVTFIAADVGSTEKIDPCDTVVMNPPFGAQKQNIHADRPFIDCALAIAPVTYGIFNAGSTAFVEAYIAGRGNITGRVAGTFSLKRSFTFHTRDLQEIPVEILRIVRA; translated from the coding sequence ATGAAACTCAGGCAGCTGGAGATAGCCCTGCAGCGATGCGCCGGTTTTGAGCGGCCCCGGGCTTCACGCGAACAGTACCAGACCCCGGCCACCCTTGCAGCCCGGCTCCTCTACGATGCGTTTGTCAGCGGCGACATTGCCGAAAAAACCGTTATGGATCTCGGTTGTGGCACCGGCATCCTTGCCATCGGGGCAGCACTGCTCGGTGCCCGGGAGGTCCGGGGCACGGATATTGATCCGGAGGCCCTCCGCACCGCAGAAAAGAATGCGGCACTGCTCGGGGCGGACGTGACCTTTATTGCAGCCGATGTGGGCAGTACGGAAAAAATTGATCCCTGCGATACCGTGGTCATGAACCCTCCTTTTGGCGCCCAGAAACAGAACATACACGCCGACCGGCCGTTCATCGATTGTGCCCTTGCCATCGCACCGGTGACATACGGGATATTCAATGCCGGTTCGACTGCCTTTGTGGAGGCGTACATTGCCGGGAGAGGCAATATTACCGGCAGGGTTGCCGGCACCTTTTCCCTGAAGCGCTCGTTTACCTTTCACACCAGGGACCTCCAGGAGATCCCCGTAGAGATCCTCAGGATAGTACGAGCCTGA
- a CDS encoding TylF/MycF/NovP-related O-methyltransferase: protein MGYDIAHRGRLSHYGSAERKRFTSSLKKIRSDTDLLLEDIEAYHIYMAAKITEKVPGDIAEVGVYKGGSAKIICSAKGNRALHLFDTFAGLPRVDDVDAVWPFYEGKFAASYDEVKAYLASEKNVHLYKGLFPDTSAPVTDKKFSFVNLDVDTYDSTKKCLEFFYPRMSPGGVIVSHDYLTAPGVRKAVDEYFANKPEPVVETAASQCIVVKV, encoded by the coding sequence ATGGGATATGATATCGCGCACCGGGGACGACTCTCGCACTATGGCAGCGCGGAACGTAAGCGCTTTACCTCGTCCCTCAAGAAGATCCGGTCCGATACGGATCTCCTGCTGGAAGACATCGAGGCATACCATATTTACATGGCTGCAAAGATCACCGAGAAAGTGCCAGGGGATATTGCGGAGGTTGGTGTATACAAAGGGGGATCGGCCAAGATTATCTGTTCGGCCAAGGGGAATCGTGCCCTCCACCTTTTCGACACCTTTGCCGGCCTGCCCCGGGTGGATGACGTGGATGCGGTCTGGCCGTTCTATGAGGGGAAATTTGCCGCCTCCTACGATGAGGTGAAAGCGTACCTGGCGTCCGAGAAGAATGTTCACCTGTACAAAGGTCTCTTTCCCGATACATCAGCCCCGGTTACGGACAAGAAATTCTCCTTTGTCAATCTCGATGTGGATACCTACGACAGTACCAAAAAATGCCTTGAATTTTTTTACCCCCGGATGAGCCCCGGTGGGGTGATTGTTTCCCATGATTATCTTACCGCACCGGGGGTGCGAAAGGCCGTGGATGAGTACTTTGCCAACAAGCCCGAACCTGTGGTGGAGACCGCGGCCTCCCAATGTATCGTGGTGAAAGTATAA
- a CDS encoding MFS transporter yields MSAPKNEGIGPRTIRKVSIRLLPFLILLYVIAYLDRVNFGFAALEMNSALGLSSEIFGFLSGIFFIGYLLFELPSNLILQKIGARIWITRILISWGIVVIVTAFATDAVQLAVLRFVLGVMEAGFFPGILLYLTYWFREREQAKAVGLLMSALAISTIVGAPVSTWILDSIHWLGMAGWRWLFVLEGLPAIILGVVTYWYLTDRPEDAAWLDPEERDWLAGEIKKESRQRQKQGGHSGLVSVITDLRVWHLALIYCMLVVALYGLGFWMPQIIRSMHAGLSNTSIGLIMTVPYACAGVTMILWSRHSDLTGERRWHTALPPLIGGIALAGSGIAVSPPVAFLLLIIATMGIFCAFGPFWALPALFLAEITAAAGIAVINSIGNLGGFVGPTLMGYLTQVTGSTNAGLIVIGAGLVLGGAGAVFVSGQKPDRHT; encoded by the coding sequence GTGAGTGCCCCCAAAAACGAGGGAATCGGGCCGCGGACTATCAGGAAAGTGAGCATCAGGCTGCTGCCGTTTCTCATCCTTCTCTATGTGATCGCCTACCTGGACCGGGTGAACTTCGGTTTTGCTGCGCTCGAAATGAACAGTGCGCTGGGGCTCTCTAGCGAGATTTTCGGCTTTTTGTCCGGGATCTTCTTTATAGGGTACCTGCTTTTCGAATTGCCCAGCAACCTGATCCTCCAGAAGATTGGGGCCAGGATCTGGATTACCCGTATCCTCATCAGCTGGGGAATTGTGGTAATCGTAACTGCCTTTGCCACCGATGCGGTACAGCTGGCCGTACTCCGGTTCGTTCTCGGGGTCATGGAGGCCGGATTCTTCCCGGGCATCCTCCTCTATCTTACCTACTGGTTCCGCGAACGCGAACAGGCAAAAGCCGTGGGGCTCCTGATGTCGGCACTTGCCATTTCCACGATTGTCGGGGCACCGGTATCAACATGGATCCTCGATTCCATCCACTGGTTAGGGATGGCCGGCTGGCGCTGGCTTTTTGTCCTGGAAGGACTGCCGGCAATTATCCTTGGTGTTGTCACGTACTGGTATCTTACCGACAGACCAGAGGACGCGGCCTGGCTTGATCCGGAGGAGCGGGACTGGCTTGCCGGGGAGATCAAAAAAGAGAGCAGGCAGCGGCAGAAGCAGGGAGGGCACAGCGGCCTTGTTTCCGTTATTACCGATCTGCGGGTCTGGCATCTCGCCCTGATCTACTGTATGCTTGTTGTCGCCCTGTACGGCCTGGGGTTCTGGATGCCACAGATCATCCGTTCGATGCATGCGGGGCTGTCCAATACGTCCATTGGCCTGATCATGACAGTTCCGTATGCATGCGCAGGTGTGACTATGATCCTCTGGTCCCGGCATTCGGACCTGACCGGGGAGCGGCGCTGGCATACCGCACTTCCGCCACTGATTGGGGGAATTGCCCTTGCCGGCTCGGGAATTGCGGTCTCTCCCCCTGTGGCATTTTTGCTCCTCATTATTGCCACAATGGGCATATTCTGTGCGTTTGGGCCGTTCTGGGCGCTTCCCGCGCTTTTCCTTGCAGAGATTACCGCTGCAGCGGGGATCGCAGTCATAAACTCCATCGGGAACCTGGGAGGATTTGTCGGGCCGACCCTCATGGGATACCTGACACAAGTGACCGGCAGCACCAATGCCGGGCTTATCGTAATCGGTGCCGGCCTTGTTCTGGGCGGAGCCGGGGCTGTGTTCGTGAGCGGACAAAAACCGGACAGGCATACCTGA
- a CDS encoding DUF2115 domain-containing protein gives MTTLHQDTSPEEKAYIAQVARDLAAAGTKQDLGVHLARAAGEYTLADLQVIGGRLFAEVDALPEPYRSRVRPYFHEQIFGAHHRLLLMYRSGVFRQDQDPIRDRETFDKFCAMIPDGCFTWDEQAERTPFRYSPRHRLFYYLMAAFTMFVLDRPGHPVGMPFPGGFTVEERNGNCYCLIRDREKEVFFSICNFCPAKQNEGEYPRYSGKNTK, from the coding sequence ATGACCACACTGCATCAGGATACGTCACCGGAAGAAAAGGCGTACATTGCACAGGTCGCCCGCGATCTCGCAGCGGCAGGTACAAAACAGGATCTGGGAGTGCACCTTGCCCGCGCAGCCGGGGAATATACCCTTGCCGATCTCCAGGTGATTGGCGGCAGGCTCTTTGCGGAAGTGGATGCCCTGCCCGAACCGTACCGGAGCCGGGTAAGGCCGTATTTCCACGAGCAGATCTTCGGCGCCCACCACCGGCTCCTCCTGATGTACCGGTCTGGTGTGTTCCGGCAGGATCAGGATCCAATCCGGGACCGCGAAACTTTCGATAAATTCTGTGCGATGATCCCTGACGGCTGTTTTACCTGGGACGAACAGGCAGAGAGAACACCGTTCCGTTATTCTCCCCGTCACCGGCTCTTCTATTATCTCATGGCCGCGTTTACGATGTTTGTCCTTGATCGGCCCGGCCATCCCGTAGGTATGCCCTTCCCGGGAGGATTTACCGTAGAGGAGAGAAATGGCAACTGTTACTGCCTGATCCGGGACCGCGAGAAAGAGGTGTTTTTTTCCATCTGCAACTTTTGCCCGGCAAAGCAGAACGAGGGGGAATACCCCAGATATTCAGGGAAAAACACGAAATAA
- a CDS encoding DUF4013 domain-containing protein, producing MDYGAIVSEAVGYTKTALVKNPVTWLIFIICSLPFALVRFVCDPKTLVTGTHVHWELIPWPQIILLCLAGLVLGILLTGYIVRIYRGITPPPSFNAWGTLFLDGLKLVIVEILWFVPAIVVVTAALALLIMGSVSGTIHGNPMISAAMILLLIGIIILVITILYAILGSVRFARTGSIREGIRFSAITTTIQAIGWGTYILALIIVLVLVILFSLVISLFGLIPLVGWVIVLVLNPLVQVFMARYISRVYDHSVPEAEAPAPAPES from the coding sequence GCTATTGTCTCAGAGGCGGTCGGATACACAAAAACCGCCCTGGTAAAAAACCCGGTCACGTGGCTTATCTTCATCATCTGCAGCCTGCCGTTTGCCTTGGTCAGGTTTGTGTGCGATCCGAAAACCCTCGTTACCGGGACGCATGTCCACTGGGAACTTATCCCGTGGCCCCAGATCATCCTGCTCTGCCTTGCCGGGCTGGTTCTCGGGATCCTCCTTACGGGGTACATCGTCCGGATCTACCGGGGGATAACACCTCCCCCCTCATTTAATGCGTGGGGCACGCTCTTCCTTGACGGGCTTAAACTGGTGATCGTTGAGATCCTTTGGTTTGTCCCGGCCATCGTAGTTGTTACCGCAGCCCTGGCCCTGCTCATTATGGGGTCAGTCTCTGGCACTATCCATGGGAATCCAATGATAAGTGCCGCCATGATCCTCCTTCTTATCGGGATTATTATCCTGGTGATCACCATCCTGTATGCGATCCTTGGCAGCGTGCGTTTTGCCCGTACCGGGAGCATCAGGGAGGGGATCCGGTTCTCCGCGATCACCACCACCATCCAGGCAATCGGCTGGGGCACGTACATCCTCGCGCTCATTATCGTGCTGGTCCTTGTCATCCTTTTCAGCCTGGTAATCTCCCTGTTCGGCCTCATCCCGCTTGTCGGGTGGGTGATCGTGCTTGTCCTCAATCCGCTCGTCCAGGTATTCATGGCGCGGTACATCAGCCGGGTCTATGACCACAGCGTCCCGGAGGCCGAAGCACCAGCGCCGGCTCCGGAATCGTAA